The following is a genomic window from Cupriavidus taiwanensis.
GGCCGAGATCCGGGTCGGCGTGAACACGCGCAACGTGGCCGTCAGCGACGACGGCCGCTGGGTGCTGGCCGGCAACACGCTGCCGCGCACGCTGGTGCTGCTGCATGCCGACGACCTGTCGCTGGCGCGGGTGATCGACGTCGCCGGGCGCAACGGCGAGCATTCGCGCGTCTCGGCGGTCTATGATGCCGCGCCGCGCCACAGCTTTATCGCCGCGCTGAAGGATATTCCCGAGGTCTGGGAGCTTCCGTATGCCAGCGCCGCGGGCGCGCCGCTGCCGCCCTCGGCCCTGCTGAAGCCGCGCGCGGTCGTGCTGGACGAGGTGCTCGACGATTTCTTCTTCGACCAGCCGTACCGACATATCCTGGGCGCGTCGCGCCACGGCGGCGGGCAGGTGATCGACCTGCGGCAGGGCCGCAAGGTGGCGTCGCTGGCGCTGGGCGGGATGCCGCACCTGGGCAGCGGCATCACCTGGCAGCGCAATGGCCGTGAAGTGATGGCCTCGCCCGACCTGGGGCAAGGACGCATCACGGTGATCGACATGCAGGACTGGCACACCGTCGCCACCGTGCCGACCAACGGCCCGGGCTTCTTCCTGCGCAGCCATGAACGCACGCCCTACGCGTGGGCCGACGCCATGATGAGCCCGCGGCGCGACACCCTGCAGGTGATCGACAAGCAAAGCCTGCAGGTAGTCGGCAGCGTCACGCCCAGCCCGGGGCGCACCGCCGCGCATGTCGAGTTCACGCGCGACGGACGCTATGCGCTGGTCAGCCTGATGGAGCGCGACGGCGCCATCGTGGTGTATGACGCCGCCACCTTGCAGGAAGTCAGGCGCCTGCCGATGGACAAGCCCATCGGCAAGTACAACGTCTTCAACAAGACCACGCGCTCGGCCGGCACCAGCCACTGAGCGCGCGGCCAGATCCCATTGGAGTCCAACATGCATCCACCGCTGAAGCCCGGCAAGGTCTGGCTGGTCGGCGTCGGTCCCGGCAGCGCGGACCTGGTCACGGTACGCGCCATGCGCGCGCTGGCCGCGGCAGAGGTCTGGCTGGTCGATGACCTGGTCGCGCCGGAGATGGCCGGCTATGCCAGCCCCGGCACCCATGTGGAATGGGTTGGCAAGCGCGGCGGGCGCTGCTCGGTGAGCCAGCAGCGCATCCAGCAGCTGACGCTGCAGCACGCGCTGGCCGGCCGCACGGTGGCGCGCGTCAAGGGTGGTGATCCGCTGCTGTTCGGGCGCGGCGGCGAGGAAGCCGCGTTCCTGCGCAGCCACGGGATCGAGGTCGAGATCGTCAACGGCATCAGCAGCGGCATGGCCGCCGCGCAGGCGCTGGGCATTGCGCTGACGCATCGCGCGCACTGCCACGGCGTGACCTTCGTCACCGGCCACACCAGCGCCCACGGCTCGCCCGACTGGCAGGCGCTGGTGCGCGGCGGCACCACCCTGGTGATCTACATGGGCATGAGCCGCATCGCCGCGATCCGCGATGGCCTGCTGGCCGCCGGCATGCCGGCCGTCACGCCGGCGGCGGTGGTGATGCACGCCGGCAGCGCGCACGCGCGCAGCTGGACCGGCTCGCTCGGCACGCTGGCGCAAGCGCCGGCGGCCGGACTGGGCAGCCCGGCGGTGATCGTGGTGGGCGCGGTGGTCGGCGACGCGCAAGCGCTGCCGGAGCTGGCCTGCGGCCATGTCGCATTGGCCGAACCCGCCACGCTGTGCATCGCGACGCACCAGGCGACGGCATGAGAAAGCGCGAGTCGCCGAGGAATCCCGCGGACCGATCGCGGTCCAACGCATCAGGACCGCAACCGCTCACGCGCCATCGCTCATCATGCAACGCCTGCTTATCATCCTGGGCTGCCTGCTACTGGCAGCCGGCGCCGCCTGGCCCTGGTTGTCCAGGCTGCCGCTGGGGCGGCTGCCCGGCGACATCCATGTGGTGCGCGACGGCTTCAGCTTCTATTTTCCGATCACCACCTGCATCGTGGTGTCGGTGCTCGTCTCCGTCGTGATCTGGTTGCTGCGGCGCTAGGCGCCCGCCGGCGCCGCCTCGGTGCGGAACACCGCCACCGCGCGCTGCATCTGCAGCGCCTGTTCCCGCAATGACTGCGCCGCGGCCGCGGCCTGCTCCACCAGCGCGGCGTTCTGCTGCGTGACCTGGTCCATCTGCGCCACCGCCTGGTTGACCTGGCCGATGCCGGTGCTCTGCTCGCGCGAGGCCTGGCTGATCTCATCCATCATCGCCGTCACGCGGCCGATGGCGGTAACGGTGCCCGCCATGGTCGCGGCAACGTCCAGCGCCAGCGCATTGCCCGCCGCCACGCGCTCGCCGGATTGCGAGATCAGCATGCGGATTTCCTTGGCCGAGGCGCCGGCGCGCTGCGCCAGTCCGCGCACTTCGCTGGCCACCACCGCAAAGCCGCGGCCGGCCTCGCCGGCGCGCGCGGCTTCCACCGCGGCGTTCAGCGCCAGGATATTAGTCTGGAAGGCAATGCCGTCGATCACCGTGATGATGTCGGCGATGCGCCGGGAGTCGACGTCGATCGCCTGCATGGTCTGCTGCATGCGGCCGACCGCGTCGCCGCCGGCGCGCGCCGCGGCGGACGCCTCGCGCGCCAGGGCGCTGGCCTGGCCGGCGTTGCCGGCATTCTGCTGCACGGTGGCGGTCAGCTGCTCCATGCTGGCCGCGGTCTGCTCCAGCGACGACGCCTGCTGCTCGGTGCGCTGCGACAGGTCGATATTGCCCTGCGCGATCTCGCCCGCGGCGGCCAGCACGTTGTGCGCGCCGGCCTTGGTGTCGCCGATCAGCGTGCGCCAGCCTGCGGCCAGCGCCAGCAGGTGCCGCCTGATCTCGCTCAGCTCGTCGCGCCCGCGCACCGCATGGCTCACGCTCAGGTCGCCCGCCTGGATGCGCGCGACCATCGCGGCGACCTCGCGCACGTCGGCACGCATGCCGCGGCTGAAGCCGATAAACAGGTAGAACGCGGCGCCCACCGTCAGCAGCGCAATGCCGGCCAGCCACGCGAATTGCCGGGCCTGCGCCGCGGCGCGCTGCGCCAGCATCTCGGCGGCGATCGCGGCGAAGGCCTGGCTGGCGTGCGCCACGCCTTCGATCGCGGCGGTGGCTTCGTCGAAGTAGGCCCGCGCATCGATGTCGATGCCGGCGGAGCCCAGCATGCGCACCTGCAGCGTGCGGTGGAAGCGGTCCATCGCGTCCAGCCGCGCCAGCGCGGCGTCGATGCGCGCGCGGTAACCCGGCGCTGCCTTGCCGACGCGCGCGATATCGCGCCGCATCGCGTCCAGCCCTTCGCGGATCTCCTCGGCCAGCGCGCCCAGTCCGGCCTGCTGCGCGGCATCGGCATAGCCGCCCTGCGCGATGATGCCGGCGCCGCGCCCGCGCGCCAGCGCGCTTTGCTCGGCCAGGCGCGGCATCGGGCCCGACAGCAGGCTGACCAGGTAGTACGAGCCCGCCTCGCCGTCCAGCGCCAGTTGCGAGCGCTCGGCGACGTCGGCGATATACGCCTGCGTTCGGCGCACCAGCGCGCTGTGGCGCTCGAACAGCGGCCCCGCCGGGGTATCGAGGCCGAGCCCGCGCAAATGCTGCCAGTCCTGCTCCAGCTGGCGCATGCCGGGCGCAAGTTCAAACCCGGGATTCTGCGCCACGCTGCGCGCCAGCGCGGCCAGGCTGGCCGCGGCCTGCTGGTCGGCCTGGTCGAAGGTGGCGCGGAACGCGGCGTTGCCCGACAGCACCGCATGCGCGGCGCCACGCCGGACCTGGGTCGCGCGCATGAAGTCGAGCGCGTGCCCCACCACTGCCAGCCCGCGGATTTCGTCGCTGGTGGTGCGCCGCGCTTGCGCCGCATCGCGCAGCACCACTGACAGCGCGCCGGCCAATGGCACCAGGAACAGCACGGCGATCAGCGCGAGCTTGCGGCGGATATTGAGGCGCGCCATCAGGCGCTCGGCGGGAAGGAACAGAGAGGGCATGGGTCGTCGCAGAAGGGCTTGGTTTCCCCCTGCTATCGGCCCGGTTTGGTGGTGCTGAAGCGCAGATTTCCGGGTTTTTGACGATGCGCAAATGCGGTGCGACAAAAGCGCTGATGTGGGGCAACCGGCGCGCCAGTCAGGGGCACGGTGCCCCGCTGGCGGGCCGTTCACAGCTGCGCGCCGATCAGCGATGCCAGGCGGTCGCGCAATCGTTCCTGCCACGGACGCTCGAGCCACGCCGCATAGCTCATGGGGCGCGACAGCTTCAGGTCTTCCTCGAAGATCCGGGTCTGCTGCGCGGCAAACGCCGCATCCAGGATATTGAGCGTGGCCTCGTCGTTGAGCCGGAACGAGCGGTTGTCGAAATTGGTCGATCCCACCGAGACCAGCAGGTCATCGACGATCAGCACCTTGCAGTGGTACATGGTCGGCGCGTATTCGGCGATCAGCGCGCCGGCCTTCAGCAGCTGGCCCCAGCGCGCGCGCGACGCGGAGCGCACGGTTTCCGAGTCGATATGCTCGCCCGGCACGATCACCCGCACCCGCACGCCTCTGGCCAGCGCCGCCAGCAAGGCCTTCTCGGTGAGTTCGTCGGGCACGAAATACGCCGCCGACAGGTCGATGGTGCGCGCCGCCGCGGTGATCGCCAGGTGGTACATCAGCGCCATGCTCTCGCTGCCGCCGGTCGGCGAGCTGCTGAACATCTGCGCCCGGCCGTTGCCTACCGGCGGCAGTTCGGGGAAGTAGTCGGGGCCATGCGGCACCGCGCCGCTGACCTTGATCCAGTTGTCCAGGAACACCGACTGCATCTGGCCGACCACCGGGCCTTCCACCTCGAAATGCGTATCGCGCCAGTGATCGGGATCCTGCGCATGGCCGGTCCACTCCGGGGCGATGCCGACGCCGCCGGTAAAGCCGATCCTGCCGTCGACCACCAGCACCTTGCGGTGGGTGCGGTTGTTCAGCTTGCCGATGGTGTACCAGCGCACCGGGTGGTAGCGGCGCACGTCCACGCCGGCACGCGTCATCAGCTCGAGCGCGCCCTTGTCGATCTTGGAACTGCCCACCGCGTCCAGCAGCACCTTGACGCTGACGCCAGCCCGGGCGCGCTCGGCCAGGGCCTGCGCGAATTCATGGCCGATGGCGCCCGACCAGTAGATGTACGACTCGAAATTGATGGTCTTCTGCGCGGCGCGGATCGCGGCCAGCATCGCCGGGAAGATCTCGTCGCCGTTGCGCAGCACGCGGTAGCGGTTGCCGTCGACCACCGGCGGGCCGAGCAGCACCCCGAGTTCGCGCGCGAACTGCGGGTCTTCGACGCTGTAGAGGCGGTCGAGGCGGCGCTCGATGCGCTTCTCGCCGCCGGCCAGGTTGTAGGCGACGATGCCCGCCAGGGCCAGCAGCACGATGGCGGCGGCCAGCACGAGGATACGGCTTCGGGGACGAAGCCGGCGAAACCTGGGAAAGACGCGGCGGGTCACGCAGCCCCCGGTGGAAGTTGTGACCGATACAGGATATGCGTTATCGGCAGCGTTGTGGCATCCCGCATGGGCCGGCATGGTTCCGCTGCGGCCGCAGGCATGCCGACGCGGCCTGGGCCTACGCCGCGGGCGCGGCCCCCGCCCTAGGCGTGTCAACCTCATCGCCCTGCGCCGGCGCCAGCGGCACCTCCACCGTCAGCGCCGTGCCCCCTGGCGCCGAACGGATCCGCAACTGGCCGCCGAACGCCGCGGCGCGCACCTGCATGTTGCGCAGCCCGCGCCCGCCGCGCGGGGCTTCGGCATCGAACCCGCGGCCGTCGTCGGCCAGCGTGATGCGGATCGCCTGCGCGGCCGGGTCGGCCCGGGCGGTCACGGTCAGCGTGCGCGCCGCCGCGTGCTGCAGCACGTTGGTAATGCCCTCCAGCAGCAGGTATTGCAGCTCCTGCACCTTGTGCGCGGAAAAATGCGGCAGCGCGGGCAGGCGTTCGACCTCCCAGCGGATCTCCAGCCCGGCATCGGCAATGCGCGGCCCCAGCCGGTAGCGCAGGTTGCCCAGCACCGCGGCCAGGTCGCCCCCGGTGTCCTGCATGGCGTCGATCGACAGTTTCAGCGAATCGAGAGCCTGCCGCACCTGCGTGGCGACCTCCGGGGCGCTGGCCTTGCCGGATTCCAGCATCGACAGGGTCGCCACCAGCTGGCTGCCCAGGCCGTCGTGCATGTCGCGCAGGATGCGCCCGCGCTCGCGCAGCGTGGTTTCCTCGGCGGCAATCTTCTGCGTGCGCGCAAAGGCCGCGCGCAGCTGCGCCTCGCGCTGCGCGACGCGCTCGGTCAGCACCTGGTTGGCGTTCTGCAGGCTCTGCACCGCGCTGGTGTAGCGCTCCACCAGCATCCATGCCATCACCACGCTGAACGGCACCGAGACATAGCGGGTCATGGAATGGACCCAGTAATAGTCGCCGGTCAGCCAGACCTTGATCCAGTCCGCCAGGAACAGCACCGCCGACACGCCCACGGTGACGGCGAGCAGCGTCGCCTCGCGGCTGGGCCGGCGCAACGCGCCCCACACCATCGCGCCGGCCACGGTCAGGATGATGCCGACCTTGGCCAGCCAGCTCAGCGGAAACACCAGCGGATGGCTGGAGAGGGCCGCCAGCGGCGCGAGCACCGGCAGCGCCAGCCACAGGTAGGCGTTGAGCGTGCGATGCAGCCAGCGCCAGGGCACGCGGATCACCAGCAGGCAGAACCTGGCGATGGCGCCCAGGAACACCTCGCGCGCGGCGGCGACGATATAGCCGCGCAATTCCGCGGGAATCGCCAGGTCATCGACGAAGTAGTCAAGCAGGCGCACGCTCCAGGCGACCTCGGCCAGCCCGTACAGGCCGAACAGGGGATCGCGCTGGCGCCACCAGATCAGCAGCGCCAGGCCGCCCAGCACGACGCTGAGCACCGCCGCGATCAGCGGGCCGGCCACGCGCAGCAGGAAGGCCCGCTCGTACTGCGCGCGCACCTCGGCGGCCGGGCCCACCGTCACGGGCAGCAGGCCCGAGCGCGCATAGGCGCGCGCGGCCACGGTGATGCGCAGCAGGTTGCCGTGCGCGTTCGCCAGCTCGGGCGGCACGGCCACGTAATAGGGGCGCTTGGCCAGCGCCGACGCGGGCGCGTCCAGGCGCCCGCCGGCGGCGAGCAGCACCCCGTTGAGGCGCACCTCGTAGCTGCCGCCCGCCCACGGCACGAACAGCCCGCCGGGCGCCGCCGCGGGCCAGTTGCGGTCGAAGCGCAGCTCATAGACCAGCGTGCCGGACTTGCCCGGCATCACCCGGTCCCAGTAATCGGGCAGCGCCAGCGGCTGCGCCGGCAGCACGGTGCCGTCGGTCAGCGTGGCCGAGCGCGTGGCCGTGGCCAGCGCCATGGTGTCCGCGGCCGCCATGCCGGGCAGCAACATGGCCCATGCCAGCAGCATGGCAAGCACGGTGCGCAGTGCACATGGCCAGGAGCGCATGGCGCGCTTACAGGGACTTGAGCAGGCCGAGCTTGGCCGCCTCGAACACGGCCTCGCCGCGCGAGCGCACCGCCAGCTTGCCGTAGATGTTCTTGATGTGCGATTGCACGGTATGCACGCTCAGCCCCAGGTAGCGCGCGGTTTCGGCGTAGGTGTAGCCGCGCGAGATCAGGTCCAGGATCTCGTTCTCGCGCACCGACAGCACCACCGCGCCAGGGCCCGCATTGCGCGCGGCCGCCTCCGCCGGCGCACCGCGCAGCCGGTTCACCACCTGCCGCGCGATCAGCGGGCTCATCGGCGAGCCGCCCGCGCGCAGTTCGCCGATGGAGGCGGCGATGCGATCGGTGGTCTCATCCTTGAGCAGGTAGCCGATGGCGCCGGCCTCGATGCTGGCCAGCACATGCTGGTCGTCGCCGAACACGGTCACCACCATGCAGTCGCAGGCGGGATGGCGCTGGCGCGTGGCGCGGATCACGTCGATGCCGCTGCCGTCGGGCAAGCCGAGGTCGCACAGCAGCACGTCGGGCTGTTGCTGCGCCAGCCACGCCAGCGCCTCGGCCACGGTCGCTGCGCTGCCCGACACCGCCGCGTCCGGCGCGTGCAGGTCGACGGCCTGCACCAGCCGGCGCAGCGCCAGCGGGTCGTCTTCGACGATGAGGACTCTTGTTGTGCTTGCCATGCCTGTCTTCCCGAGCCGCGCCGCGGTGCGCCTGTGTTGCCGCGCTGTGCGCGGGTTGCGCCGGCACGACCGCGGATTCTGACATATCCCGTCCGCGCGCGGACGGCCCGGCGGCCCCCTTCAGGGTAAACGCCGCCGCCCGTACCGATCGCACGGCGGCACGCCGTTGCCCATCCCATATTCTGGGGAGGCGGCGCGGGCAACGAAGCCAAGACGGGAATACGCGGAGCATGGCCGTGACGGACAAGACCGCCGGCACACCGGCCGCACGGGCCGCGGTTCACGCCCTCGCCTTTAGCCCCGTTCGGCGCGGCGTGGAGACCGCGCCACACCTTGCAGCCCAGGGTGCATCCCTTACACGCTCTGAAACCGTTGCACGGATGCCCGTCCCCACGGTCCCCGGCCGGCCGCGGCCGCCGCGCCAACGGCCGCACGGTACGAATCTTGCCCCTCCTTGGGTATCCGCCCGCGGTGCCGGCGCATTGTTGCGCCGGTTTCCGCACATGGCGTTACCTTGTCAGGAAATCAGCATGGGCTACTACTACGATGAGCGTGAAGCGCGCGACCCGCGTGAACGCCGCCAGGCATGGGAAGACGATGACTGGCAGCCGGAATCGGAACGCGAGCGCTGGCAGGCGCAACGCAGGCGCCAGCAAATGACCCCGGGCCAGACCAGCTACGGCGGCCCCGCACGTCCCGCCCGGGACTTCAACGAGCAGTACGGCGCCGGCCGCTACCCCGACCATCCCCGCGACGCGCGCTACGGTAGCGACCTGCGCTATGGCCTGAACGGCGGCTACGGCTGGGAACGCGCCGGCGAATGGCGCGATCCGCAGGCCTGGGAGCGCGACGACGAATACGCCGAGCAGCAGTGGCGCCAGAGCGCCGAACGCGCCCGCGAGCCGCGCGAGCACTACCGGGGGCGCGAGCGGGGGCGCGAGAGCTATGAGCCGCGCGGATCGTCCCGCGACGAAGGCCGCGAGCGCTACTTCAGCGACCTGCGCAGCGACCGCCGCTACTGGACCGACCCGGACGACGACGAAGAGCAGGAGCACCGCTACATGGTGCAGAGCCACAGCCCGGGCTATCGCCAATACGCGCAGCGGCGCGGCTGGGAAACCGATGAAGACCGGGACGAAGACCGCGACGGCGACCGCGAGCACGGCATGCTCTACAACCTGGGCCGCCGCATCGGCGAAGTGGTCGGCGACTGGTTCGGCACGCCCGACGAGCGCGAGCAGCGCGCCGGCCCGCGCGGCTACCAGCGCAGCGACGAGCGCATCCGCGACCAGATCTGCGAGCGGCTCAGCTATGCGCGTGGCGTAGACGTCAGCGATGTCAGCGTCGAGGTCAACGACGGCGTGGTGTCCTTGACCGGCACCGTGCGTGACCGCGGCCAGAAGTACTACATCGAGGACATGGCCGACGGCACCTACGGCGTCAAGGACGTCAACAACGACATCCGCGTGCGCCGCGACAGCGAACGCCCGGGCCAGTCGTCGTCCAGCGGCACCAGCAGCGCGGGCAGCACGACCGGAACGACCGGCACGACGGGCATGACCGGTGCAAGCAGCACCACCGGCAGCAGCGCCAGCAGCGCCACCACCGGCAGCACCTGGCGCGCCTAAGGCCGGCAGCCGGCGGAGAATTCCGCCGGCTTTTTTGTCGATCGCGCCACCGCCCGCACCGCATGCCCGCATCCGCACTGAAGATCGCCACCTTCAACATCAACGGCATCCGCAGCCGCGTGGGCGCGCTGTGCCACTGGCTCGCGCGCGAAGCGCCCGACATCGTCTGCCTGCAGGAACTGAAGACCGCCGACGAGAGCTTTCCCGCGCGCGAGATCCGCGACGCCGGCTATGGCGCTATCTGGCACGGCCAGAAGTCATGGAACGGCGTGGCCATCCTGGCGCGCGGGGCGGAACCGGTGGAAGTACGCCGCGGCCTGCCCGGCGACCCCGACGACAGCCACAGCCGCTACCTGGAAGCGGCGGTCTCGGGCATGCTGATCGGCTGCCTCTACCTGCCGAACGGCAACCCGCAGCCGGGCCCCAAGTTCGACTACAAGCTGGCGTGGTTCGAACGGCTGATCGCCCACGCGCAGGAACTGTTCGACAGCGGCCACCCGGTGGTGCTGGCCGGCGACTACAACGTGGTGCCGACCGACCACGACATCTACAACCCGCGCTCGTGGCGCAAGGACGCGCTGCTGCAGCCGGAAAGCCGCGACGCGTACGCGCGGCTGCTGGCGCAGGGCTGGACCGATGCGTTGCGCCAGCGCCATTCCGATGCGCCCATCTACACCTTCTGGGACTACTTCCGCCAGCACTGGCAGACCAACTCCGGCCTGCGCATCGACCACCTGCTGCTGAGCGCCGACCTGGTGCCGCGGCTGCGCGACGCCGGCGTCGATCGCTGGGTGCGCGGCGAAGACCATCCCAGCGACCATGCGCCGGCATGGGTGGTGCTGGGTCCGCCGGCGCGGCGCAAGCGGGCGGGTTGAGCGTCGCCGGCGACGCCGGGCTAGCCCGCGGCCTCGGCCACCAGCTTGTCGCGGATAAACCCCAGGAAGGCGCGCACCCCCTCCGGCAGCGTGCGCCCCGCCAGCGTCTGCAGTTCGATCGCGCGGCCGCGCATGCCGCGTTCGCGGAGGGTCGCGGCATGCAGCTCGCCGCGGCGCAAGCGGTCGCCCACGGTGACCGTGCCAGAGATCGACAGGCCACCGCCATGCAGCACGAAGCTGGTCAGGGTCTCGAAGTGGTTCGTCACCAGCACCGGCTCGAACACCATGCCGCGCTCGCCGCAGGCCAGGTCGAACAGCTGGCGCACGGTGTTGTCGCCCTCGGGCAGCGCCAGCGGATACGGCTGCATCTGCGCCAGCGTGACGCTGCGAAAGCGCGCCAGCGGATGGTCCGGGCGCATGATGGCGATCACCGGCGCGGCCTGCCGGTGCGCGACGCGGATGCCCTGCTCGGCGGCGCGGCTGTAGGTGATGCCGATATCCGCATCGCCATGCAGCACGATGCCGGTGACCTCCGCCGGCGGCGCGACGCGCACGTGGAACTGCAAGCCCGGATAGCGCTGGCGGAACTCGGCAATGATGCGCGGCAGGAACTCGATCGCAAACCCGGCGGAACTCGCCACCCGCACCCGGCCGCGGCGCAGGCCCTGCAGCGCGGCGATCTCCGACACCACGCGGTCGGCTTCCAGCGCGCCGCGCAGCGCGTAGGCCGCCAGCAGCTCGCCGGCGGCGCTGGCCACCATGCCGCGCGGGTGGCGGTCGAACAACGGCACGCCGAGGCGGGCCTCGAGCGCGCCCACCTGCCGGCTCACCGCCGACACGGTCACATTGAGCCGCTGCGCCGCCTCGGTCAGCGAGCCGCTGCGGACCACTTCCAGGAAATAGCGCAGCGAGGTGTCCTGCAGGCGATGCGACAGCATGGGTGTTGAGGGCTCCGGCCTGGTTTGCGTTTTACGCAAGGATATTTGAAAAAATCGTCGATTGCGGGAAACCGTGCGGCGCCCGTATGCTTTTCCCCGACATCACCGGAGACACCCCGCCATGGCGACTGCCCAGACCCCTGCTGACTCGACTGACCCGATCACCGCCGCGGTCACCGACCCGATCACCGACCTCGATGCCGTCGCGCTGTCGCGCGCCATCCATGCGCGCGAGGTCTCCTGCGTGGAAGTGCTCGACGCCTTTCTCGGCCAGATCGACCGCCACAACCCGCGCGTCAACGCCATCGTCGCCCCGGTGGAGCGCGACACGCTGCGCCGGCAGGCGCGCGAACTCGACGACGAACTGGCGCGCGGCGCCAGCCGCGGCCCGCTGCACGGGTTCCCGCAGGCGCCCAAGGACATCAGCCCGGCCGCGGGCATGGTCACCACCAAGGGCTCGCCGATCTTCGCCGGCCAGGTCAGCGACACCGATGCCGTGATCTTCGAGCGCATGCGCGCCGGCGGCGCAGTCTTTGTCGGGCGCACCAACTCGCCCGAATTCGGCCTCGGCGGCCACACCTACAACCCCGTCTACGGCACCACCCGCAATGCCTTCGATCCCGCCCGCTCCGCCGGCGGCAGCAGCGGCGGCGCCGCGGTGGCCGTGGCGCTGCGCATGCTGCCGGTGGCCGACGGCTCGGACATGATGGGCTCGCTGCGCACGCCCGCGGCGTTCAACCATGTGTATGGGCTGCGCACCTCGGTCGGCTGCGTGCCGCACGGCCCGGGCGACGAAGTGTTCTTCCAGCAGTTCAGCGTGGCCGGGCCGATGGCGCGCAACGTGCCGGACCTGGCGCTGCTGCTGTCGGTGCAGGCCGGCTTCGATGCGCGCCTGCCGCTGACCCGCCGCACCGAGCCGCCCGGCAGCTTCGCGCTGCCGCCCGAACGCGACTGGAGCGGCGTGCGCATCGGCTGGCTCGGCGACCTGGACGGGCACCTGCCGACCGAAGCGGGCCTGCTCGACACCTGCGTGCAGGCGCTGGCCCACCTGCGCACGCTCGGCTGCACCATCGACGCGGCGCTGCCTGAGTTCGACCTGGAACGCCTGTGGCGCGCCTGGATCGACCTGCGCAGCTTCTCGGTGGCGGGCGCCAACGCGGCGCTGTACCGCGACCCCGCCAGGCGCGCGCTGCTCAAGCCCGAAGCCGTCTGGGAAATCGAACGCGGGCTGGCGCTGCCAGGCACGCGCGTGTACGAGGCCATGGCCGAACGCAGCGCGTGGTACCAGGCGCTGCGCGCGCTGTTCGAGCGCTTCGATTACCTGGTGCTGCCCGCCGCCCAGGTATTCCCGTTCGACGCGGACTGGGACTGGCCGCACGCCATCGACGGCCGCGACGTGGACACCTACCACCGCTGGATGCAGGCGGTAGTGCCGGCCACCATGGCCGGGCTGCCGGCGCTGGCCGCGCCCGCCGGTTTCGGCCCGCAGGGCCTGCCCGCCGGCCTGCAGCTCATCGGCCCGGCGCAGGCCGACGCCGCCGTGCTGCAGCTTGGCCACGCCTACGACCAGGCCGGCGGCTTCTCGCGCGTGCGCAGCCCCTGGCTGGGCTGAGACCGCCCGCACATCGCTTCCGCTTGCCTTCCATTCCGATAACTGCCGCAGGAGTGCCCACGATGACTGCAATGCCCCCGAAGCTGTTTCTCGCCTGCGCCACCGCCGTGGCCGCGCTGACCACTGCACCCGCCGCGCACGCGCAAACCTGGCCGGAGCGCCCGCTGCGCCTGGTGGTGCCGTTCGCCGCGGGCGGCGCCACCGACGTGCTGGGCCGCCTGCTGGCGGTCGGCCTGGGCGAAAAGCTCGGCCAGTCGGTGGTGGTCGAGAACAAGCCCGGCGCCAGCACCGTGATCGGCGCCAACCAGGTGGCCAAGGCCGCGCCGGATGGCTACACGCTGCTGCTGGCGGCCAGCACCACGCTGACGCTGAACCCGGCAATCCGC
Proteins encoded in this region:
- a CDS encoding nitrite reductase, which codes for MTALIRWLGALALACIAPAATAAATAANATAADPAALYGQHCAACHGADRLGAMGPALLPESLERLRAGELDTVLRDGRAATQMPAFGGTLDAAGLQALARWLRTAPAATPQWDADAIRASHVIHHAPGTLPARPVFSADPQNLFVVVEAGSHHMRVLDGDRLAPIHRFATRFALHGGPKFSRDGRFVYMASRDGWVSKYDLWNLQYVAEIRVGVNTRNVAVSDDGRWVLAGNTLPRTLVLLHADDLSLARVIDVAGRNGEHSRVSAVYDAAPRHSFIAALKDIPEVWELPYASAAGAPLPPSALLKPRAVVLDEVLDDFFFDQPYRHILGASRHGGGQVIDLRQGRKVASLALGGMPHLGSGITWQRNGREVMASPDLGQGRITVIDMQDWHTVATVPTNGPGFFLRSHERTPYAWADAMMSPRRDTLQVIDKQSLQVVGSVTPSPGRTAAHVEFTRDGRYALVSLMERDGAIVVYDAATLQEVRRLPMDKPIGKYNVFNKTTRSAGTSH
- the cobA gene encoding uroporphyrinogen-III C-methyltransferase; amino-acid sequence: MHPPLKPGKVWLVGVGPGSADLVTVRAMRALAAAEVWLVDDLVAPEMAGYASPGTHVEWVGKRGGRCSVSQQRIQQLTLQHALAGRTVARVKGGDPLLFGRGGEEAAFLRSHGIEVEIVNGISSGMAAAQALGIALTHRAHCHGVTFVTGHTSAHGSPDWQALVRGGTTLVIYMGMSRIAAIRDGLLAAGMPAVTPAAVVMHAGSAHARSWTGSLGTLAQAPAAGLGSPAVIVVGAVVGDAQALPELACGHVALAEPATLCIATHQATA
- a CDS encoding DUF2905 domain-containing protein; translated protein: MQRLLIILGCLLLAAGAAWPWLSRLPLGRLPGDIHVVRDGFSFYFPITTCIVVSVLVSVVIWLLRR
- a CDS encoding methyl-accepting chemotaxis protein; the encoded protein is MPSLFLPAERLMARLNIRRKLALIAVLFLVPLAGALSVVLRDAAQARRTTSDEIRGLAVVGHALDFMRATQVRRGAAHAVLSGNAAFRATFDQADQQAAASLAALARSVAQNPGFELAPGMRQLEQDWQHLRGLGLDTPAGPLFERHSALVRRTQAYIADVAERSQLALDGEAGSYYLVSLLSGPMPRLAEQSALARGRGAGIIAQGGYADAAQQAGLGALAEEIREGLDAMRRDIARVGKAAPGYRARIDAALARLDAMDRFHRTLQVRMLGSAGIDIDARAYFDEATAAIEGVAHASQAFAAIAAEMLAQRAAAQARQFAWLAGIALLTVGAAFYLFIGFSRGMRADVREVAAMVARIQAGDLSVSHAVRGRDELSEIRRHLLALAAGWRTLIGDTKAGAHNVLAAAGEIAQGNIDLSQRTEQQASSLEQTAASMEQLTATVQQNAGNAGQASALAREASAAARAGGDAVGRMQQTMQAIDVDSRRIADIITVIDGIAFQTNILALNAAVEAARAGEAGRGFAVVASEVRGLAQRAGASAKEIRMLISQSGERVAAGNALALDVAATMAGTVTAIGRVTAMMDEISQASREQSTGIGQVNQAVAQMDQVTQQNAALVEQAAAAAQSLREQALQMQRAVAVFRTEAAPAGA
- a CDS encoding phospholipase D-like domain-containing protein, which produces MLVLAAAIVLLALAGIVAYNLAGGEKRIERRLDRLYSVEDPQFARELGVLLGPPVVDGNRYRVLRNGDEIFPAMLAAIRAAQKTINFESYIYWSGAIGHEFAQALAERARAGVSVKVLLDAVGSSKIDKGALELMTRAGVDVRRYHPVRWYTIGKLNNRTHRKVLVVDGRIGFTGGVGIAPEWTGHAQDPDHWRDTHFEVEGPVVGQMQSVFLDNWIKVSGAVPHGPDYFPELPPVGNGRAQMFSSSPTGGSESMALMYHLAITAAARTIDLSAAYFVPDELTEKALLAALARGVRVRVIVPGEHIDSETVRSASRARWGQLLKAGALIAEYAPTMYHCKVLIVDDLLVSVGSTNFDNRSFRLNDEATLNILDAAFAAQQTRIFEEDLKLSRPMSYAAWLERPWQERLRDRLASLIGAQL